A genomic window from Caballeronia sp. SBC1 includes:
- a CDS encoding diguanylate cyclase has protein sequence MEHRNADPLAERARREQAGPEFRAESPAASLDAATGERSAADLLADALNAPSAAESAVMVLLVDDQTIVAEAVRRALVEQPRLDFHYCANPEDALRVAQATRPTVILQDLVMPGVDGLTLVRQYRENEATRDIPIIVLSTKEEPRIKSAAFAAGANDYLVKLPDTIELIARIRYHSRSYLNLLQRDEAYRALRQSQQKLLETNLELQRLTNSDGLTGLSNRRCLDDYVSAEWKRAAREQSPLGFLMIDVDNFKSYNDTYGHVAGDDVLKLVARAIESSLNRPADLAARFGGEEFAVVLPSTSTGGLRLLGEKIRMAVEALAVPHTGSASDRLTISVGGVMQVPQPGEDMKQLIEAADLALYRAKRDGRNRVDVAN, from the coding sequence ATGGAACATCGAAATGCAGATCCGCTGGCGGAGCGCGCCCGGCGTGAGCAGGCCGGCCCGGAATTCCGTGCGGAAAGCCCGGCAGCCTCCCTCGATGCTGCGACCGGGGAGCGTTCTGCCGCCGATCTGCTTGCCGACGCGCTGAATGCGCCGAGCGCCGCCGAAAGCGCGGTCATGGTACTACTGGTCGACGACCAGACGATTGTCGCGGAAGCGGTGCGCCGCGCGCTGGTGGAGCAGCCGCGGCTGGATTTTCACTACTGCGCCAACCCCGAGGATGCATTGCGCGTCGCGCAGGCCACGCGGCCGACCGTGATCCTGCAGGATCTTGTCATGCCGGGCGTGGACGGGCTGACGCTGGTGCGTCAATACCGCGAGAACGAGGCGACCCGCGATATTCCGATCATTGTGTTGTCGACGAAGGAAGAGCCGCGCATCAAGAGCGCCGCGTTTGCTGCGGGCGCCAACGATTATCTGGTGAAGCTGCCGGACACTATCGAATTGATTGCGCGGATTCGCTACCACTCGCGTTCGTATCTGAACTTGCTGCAGCGCGACGAGGCTTACCGCGCGTTGCGGCAGTCGCAGCAAAAACTGCTCGAAACCAATCTGGAACTGCAGCGCCTGACCAATTCGGACGGGCTGACGGGTTTATCGAACCGTCGATGTCTGGACGATTACGTGAGCGCCGAGTGGAAACGCGCGGCGCGCGAACAGTCGCCGCTCGGCTTCCTGATGATCGATGTGGACAACTTCAAGTCGTACAACGACACCTACGGCCATGTGGCGGGCGACGATGTGCTGAAGCTCGTGGCGCGCGCGATTGAATCGAGCCTGAACCGTCCCGCCGATCTTGCCGCCCGCTTTGGTGGTGAGGAATTCGCGGTGGTGTTGCCGTCTACGTCGACTGGCGGCTTGCGCCTGCTCGGTGAGAAGATCCGCATGGCGGTGGAGGCGCTTGCCGTGCCGCATACGGGTTCAGCCAGCGATCGGCTGACGATCAGCGTGGGCGGCGTCATGCAGGTGCCGCAGCCGGGAGAAGACATGAAGCAGTTGATCGAAGCTGCCGACCTGGCTTTGTATCGGGCCAAGCGTGACGGGCGCAATCGGGTGGACGTCGCCAATTGA
- a CDS encoding chemotaxis response regulator protein-glutamate methylesterase: protein MKIGIVNDMPLAVDALRGALATRRDFEVIWVASDGAQAVDYCMAQKPDVVLMDLVMPHMDGTEATRRIMRETPCAILIVTVDVGANAWRVYEAMGAGALDAVDTPVLAGPDAKRGIAALTAKIDQIAAQQATKAAAHPIAAAPRITSDTDLLAIGASAGGPSALATLLAELPAGFAPATVIVQHVDQAFAIGMADWLNEQSTLPVRVAREGDRPEPGCVLLAATNDHLHFSGSGNRLGYTKEPLATPYRPSIDVFFQSVVARWSGNAVGVLLTGMGRDGAAGLAAMRAKGYHTIAQDEATCAVYGMPKAAAALNAAVAILPLPNIANAVQKAFTSSRK from the coding sequence ATGAAGATCGGGATCGTGAACGACATGCCGCTGGCGGTGGACGCCTTGCGCGGGGCGCTTGCCACCCGGCGTGACTTCGAGGTGATCTGGGTGGCCAGTGACGGCGCGCAGGCGGTCGACTACTGCATGGCGCAGAAACCGGACGTCGTGCTGATGGACCTCGTGATGCCGCATATGGACGGCACCGAAGCCACGCGGCGAATCATGCGTGAGACGCCGTGCGCGATCCTGATCGTGACAGTCGATGTGGGCGCGAACGCGTGGCGGGTCTACGAGGCCATGGGCGCGGGCGCGCTGGATGCCGTCGACACACCGGTGCTCGCAGGCCCCGACGCGAAGCGCGGAATCGCTGCGCTGACCGCCAAGATCGACCAGATTGCCGCGCAGCAGGCTACGAAAGCAGCCGCGCATCCGATTGCAGCCGCGCCACGTATTACCTCGGACACCGACCTGCTCGCGATCGGCGCGTCGGCGGGTGGTCCAAGTGCGCTGGCGACGCTGCTGGCCGAGCTGCCGGCCGGCTTCGCGCCGGCTACGGTGATTGTCCAGCATGTGGACCAGGCCTTTGCGATCGGCATGGCCGACTGGCTCAACGAACAGTCGACCCTGCCGGTGCGCGTGGCGCGCGAGGGCGACCGGCCGGAGCCGGGCTGCGTGCTGCTCGCGGCGACCAATGACCACCTGCATTTTTCCGGCAGCGGCAATCGGCTGGGCTACACGAAAGAGCCGCTCGCGACGCCATACCGACCATCCATCGACGTGTTTTTTCAAAGCGTGGTCGCGCGCTGGAGCGGCAACGCGGTCGGCGTGCTGCTGACCGGTATGGGCCGCGATGGCGCGGCGGGCCTCGCCGCCATGCGCGCCAAGGGTTATCACACTATTGCGCAGGACGAAGCGACATGCGCCGTGTACGGCATGCCGAAAGCGGCCGCCGCGCTGAATGCGGCGGTAGCCATCCTGCCGCTCCCGAATATCGCGAATGCCGTGCAAAAGGCGTTCACATCATCGCGCAAATGA